Proteins encoded together in one Piliocolobus tephrosceles isolate RC106 chromosome 15, ASM277652v3, whole genome shotgun sequence window:
- the DNAJC5G gene encoding dnaJ homolog subfamily C member 5G isoform X3, with protein MSTVNEAAHRLSKSGTSLYAVLELKKGASPEDVKKSYRHLSSCVHCSLVAVSVVAAVFAVEHLNHHLSRIVGENISRTSRVSLQGQEPKVILEERKIAKMIFKR; from the exons ATGTCTACCGTGAACGAAGCAGCCCACCGGCTGTCCAAAAGTGGGACAAGCCTCTATGCAGTGCTGGAGCTTAAGAAGGGTGCCTCACCTGAAGACGTCAAAAAATCCTACAG ACACTTGTCATCCTGTGTACACTGCTCACTTGTTGCTGtttctgttgttgctgctgtttttgcTGTGGAACACTTAAACCACCACCTGAGCAGGATAGTGGGCGAAAATATCAGCAGAACGTCCAGAGTCAGCCTCCAAGGTCAG GAGCCAAAGGTGATTTTAGAAGAGAGGAAAATAGCGAAGATGatttttaagagatga
- the DNAJC5G gene encoding dnaJ homolog subfamily C member 5G isoform X2, translated as MSFLLLEVHFSGPLLVEVLTDAASPLAQIMSTVNEAAHRLSKSGTSLYAVLELKKGASPEDVKKSYRHLSSCVHCSLVAVSVVAAVFAVEHLNHHLSRIVGENISRTSRVSLQGQVLTQ; from the exons ATGAGTTTCCTGTTACTGGAAGTGCACTTCTCCGGGCCGTTACTTGTAGAAGTTCTCACAGATGCTGCTTCTCCTCTGGCTCAGATCATGTCTACCGTGAACGAAGCAGCCCACCGGCTGTCCAAAAGTGGGACAAGCCTCTATGCAGTGCTGGAGCTTAAGAAGGGTGCCTCACCTGAAGACGTCAAAAAATCCTACAG ACACTTGTCATCCTGTGTACACTGCTCACTTGTTGCTGtttctgttgttgctgctgtttttgcTGTGGAACACTTAAACCACCACCTGAGCAGGATAGTGGGCGAAAATATCAGCAGAACGTCCAGAGTCAGCCTCCAAGGTCAG GTGCTGACCCAGTGA
- the DNAJC5G gene encoding dnaJ homolog subfamily C member 5G isoform X1: MSTVNEAAHRLSKSGTSLYAVLELKKGASPEDVKKSYSHSPLLPHPPFGYRLGRKLALQYHPDKNPGNAQAAEIFKEINAAHAILSDSKKRKIYDQHGSLGIYLYDHFGEEGVRYYFILNSCWFKTLVILCTLLTCCCFCCCCCFCCGTLKPPPEQDSGRKYQQNVQSQPPRSGAKGDFRREENSEDDF; the protein is encoded by the exons ATGTCTACCGTGAACGAAGCAGCCCACCGGCTGTCCAAAAGTGGGACAAGCCTCTATGCAGTGCTGGAGCTTAAGAAGGGTGCCTCACCTGAAGACGTCAAAAAATCCTACAG CCATTCCCCATTGCTTCCCCACCCTCCTTTTGGGTATCGCCTGGGTAGGAAACTGGCCTTGCAGTATCATCCCGACAAGAATCCAGGGAATGCTCAAGCAGCAGAAATATTCAAAGAGATCAACGCAGCTCATGCCATACTGAGCGACTCTAAGAAGCGGAAAATTTACGACCAGCATGGCTCATTGGGAATATATCTGTATGATCACTTTGGTGAAGAAGGCGTCAGATACTATTTTATTCTGAATAGTTGTTGGTTCAAG ACACTTGTCATCCTGTGTACACTGCTCACTTGTTGCTGtttctgttgttgctgctgtttttgcTGTGGAACACTTAAACCACCACCTGAGCAGGATAGTGGGCGAAAATATCAGCAGAACGTCCAGAGTCAGCCTCCAAGGTCAG GAGCCAAAGGTGATTTTAGAAGAGAGGAAAATAGCGAAGATGatttttaa